Part of the Micropterus dolomieu isolate WLL.071019.BEF.003 ecotype Adirondacks linkage group LG17, ASM2129224v1, whole genome shotgun sequence genome is shown below.
CCTATATGTACGACAGTGCATCGTCATGATTTTATACATTCTCTATTATGTCTCCCTAGGTCGGTGACATTATCAACATCATCAGTAAGCCTCCGATGGGCATCTGGACTGGCATGCTAAACAACAAAGTGGGCAACTTCAAGTTCATCTATGTAGACGTCGTggtggagaaagaggaagaagagggatCCCCTAAGATCAGACAACAGAAGCTGTGCAAAAGACCTCGGCCTAAAACATTACTGGAGTTACTGGAGCGACTGAATCTCGAGGTGAGGATGCGATCTACTCACCTGGGAACACTCActtgttttagtctggacgcaAGTCAGTGGGTTTCCTGACGGTTACCATCGTAAGCAGGTCAAGTTAGGCAACTCTACTGTTTGGCATTTCACGTGATGAGTAGGAGCTGTTCTGGTGCTGTAAACGTACTCTAACACTCCAGGGTTGTTGCTTTCATAACTCAACCTCAACCTTTATATAGGTAAAACACCTGTCGTTATTTAATCTCTGTGGTCTCTAATTGAAACCAATGACATCCCAAACACTTTGTACCACACATGGTCTGAACTTTCACGTGCTGTAACGTAGGAGATGAAAGGTGAATGCATTACACCACTGGGGTTTTTGCCCGAGCACGCCCGATGTGCTGATGCTAATGAGGAcaccactgttgttgtttttgcaggaGTACGCCTCTGCCTTGCTGCTTAATGGCTACCAGACAGTGGAGGACCTGTTGCTCCTGCAGGAGAAACACCTGATAGAGCTGAATGTCAAAGACCCCGAGCACAGACGCAGGCTCCTCACTGCTGCTGATTACCGCTACACAGGTCAGCAACACACCAAGCAACTTGtattattaacaattaacaacactTGATTTTACAGATCACTAATTCCTGCTTTATTGAATAGAGACATGGtcaacaaaaaaactgaaaaagtagAGTTACTAATGACTGGCTTACTGTACACAGTCgtttttttacagcagactTTTTGACTTGGGATAGTAGGTTAAGCTCAAGggtgtaactaataacagtagcgatggctctgttctattcaagtgaCAGCGGCCCAGCATCTATAACTGTGTAAGGTACACATGTGGTTTTCCTACTTTGACATATTGAAATCTCTTCAGCGAGAAGGGTCTGTTTCCCCTTTACTTACTAacaattgtctttttttgttttattacgaCCGTCGCTAACACTATTTATAATTTCCCTCTAAATATTGGTTATTTATATTACTAGTTTCCTGCAACCTACAATTAACTGCTAATTAGAACAAGTTTCGGGATGTATACTATGTGACTGCAATGTCCACAGTCACCTGTCTATAGCCTATCTCTAGAGTCAATACTCAATCAAGGCAAAATGCCTGAAAGAAACAAAGTTCCCTTGAACTTTTTGGCACTGAAATGATCACAACTCTGGTGTTATTGCCTTCAGTCATAAACTTTAGTGGAATTCaaacagcaagaaaaaaaaagataaagatcGTCTTTATTCTGCTAAAACAAAGTACACTCGTTTAGGTTTAGCATTTTTGTCACTCATTACCATCGACTAGGATGGAAATGATTTCCAAATGAATTTCTGCTGGAGGATaaagagatttttttattgtttaacatGTGAAATAGCAGGTGAAAGCTGAGACATTTGTGCTGCACAGAGTAGAAATACATCCTGCGTGCTGTTGGAGGCTTATCAGTGATTTCCTGTTACTCAGATAGAAAGTGCTTAATGGGGCAGAAGGTGTTCCTGTAATCTGATGTCTTGAAGCAGAAGGCTGATTATCGCAGATCCtgcatgaatgaaaacaaaacttattTCCAGTATGGAGGAGGAACAGCATTCTCCGGCTAGTTTCGTTCAGTCTGTTCATGTTTTAATGCAGTTGTGcacaaagcaaataaaaggACATTGTAATTTGTGTGACAGTGTGACTAAACAGACGGCAGCAGCCACAATGTGACCCTGCCAAGCTTGTTGACTCACACGAGATGCCAGTAATTTAATCAAGCTGAACTCCATTAGGTTAGTGGTTTGGCAACCTGGACATAAGGATTAGTAGCTTTCATCAGCAAAGTAGACATATTAAAGAATGGTAGGATATATTTTGACTTTGTGAGAAATAAAAGTCAAAGAGGACATTTTGAGGTGTTATTTCTAAAAGAAATGCCAAAGAGCAGCAGCCTTACGTATTTAAATATGGGTTAATTTCCACTGATTGAAGCGCTTGCCACAGATTTAAACATCTCTATGGTTGGAAACAGAAACTTGTAATATTATGACATTTAATTTGATTCCATTTGGTTTATGGCCGCAGGTGATGATGTCAGGGATGGGACGGATGAGCACAGATCCTCCCACAGCCTACAGGAAGAAGACAGTGACTGTCCCAGAGACTCGGGCTGCTTCATCCCATCTGAATGTTCAGACAGCAAGGAGGATGCAGAGCAGCTCACAGACGCGGCTGACTCTTAATGTGATCACTTGTCACATGGATGCTTTGACATTTGGGATTTGAAGTTGGGTATTTACTTATGACTGATGGTCTCAACAATCATCCCAtcattttctcaaaatgtcatgtTAATATCCCGTATACCAATGAGCTAAGCCTCAACCTTGCCGAATGTAGAAGCTTTTCAAAAGTGTTATATGTACAGGAAGAACAAACAACCAAAATTCTAAATGTCGTCTTATCCATTTGTCACTTTATTAAGATAATAATCAAGATGTAAGAgggtttttttatgttgttgaaaatttgacatttcatGATTAAAtatcatttgtatttattgcattctgaatcattcagtgtttttcGATATAAAGCCTTTATTTATCAAATCTGCAAATCTTTCTGTTGTTTCCCAATCTCATTTCAACATCCTGtgtaatcccccccccccccaaccccctcAAAAAAGGGGTGTTTTTGAAATGTAGTGTCTGGGTTCTAACAATGCGTATTAAAATCTTGCCTATACTGTGTACAGGAAAACATGTATCTTatattctgaatgtgtgtgtgaataagtgtgtgtgtgtgtgtgtgtgtgtgtgagagagagagagagataaagagagccTGCACGTGCACTCATGTGAAAGTCAGCATTTGACTGTTTTCAGaactttttgtaaataaaatcaaagaaaTACAATCAAATATGCTTTTTGTTGTCTGTCAGAATGATTAATTTCACTTACCAGTTCAATGCATGATACATGAGGGCCAGATGCCTATAGCCATGAACTAAATAGAGCATagaagtaaaaagaaaacttaataataataataataataataataatacgttatgattttttattttacttacgaactgctttcattttaattgcatttattattaaattataaaatactttattataacattttatctaaacatttttttttttttggtctcttCCTTAATCCTGGCTCTGCCTGGTTGGTTGAGAACACAGATACGTCACGAAACATTCGTTTTACGCTGCATGTCGCTAGCACTGATGGGAAGTGTAGTGTAGTGTCGTACAACGCTAACATCCGTTGCTCTACCCGTGGCGTCGATGGTGTATGCTGTTTACTACATTACCCAGCATCCACAAGGAGCCGGGTAACGTTGACGTGTATTTTGTTGGTGGTCTGAAAACCTCCTATTTCGGGTCACCCAGTTGTCAAAGCTGGACATTTTTTAACGGACACCAGAACGATTATACCgacattttgtgaaatttaAGCGGCGGTTGACTTCGCAACGGTGTGTGACGATGTCCGGAGAAATGTCTATGATTGGTGAGTTGAATGACATCTTATTTCCCCCTGAAATTAACCGGTGACTGGATGCTAACACATGAGCTAACTGCTCTGGTCCACCTGTAATACGCATGTTCTTACTATGGTTCTTACCTGTCCACAGGTTCGGTGATCCTGGCCCTGTTCCTGGCTGGTTACCTGGGCCAGCAGTACTTACCGCCCCCAAAACCGAAAGTGATCGGCCTGGACCTGGGCACCACATTCTGCTCTGTCGGCGTCTTCCACCCGGGCAGCGGGGATGTGGAGGTGATCGCGGATGAAGACGGGAGGAAGAGCATCCCCAGCGCCGTCTCATTCACCACCGCTGCGGTGCTAGCTGGACATGAAGCCGTGGACCTGGCCGACAGCAACCCCCAAAACACCATCTACGATGCCAAGAGGTTCATCGGGAAGATATTCGATCCCGAGGTCCTGGAGCAGGAGAGTGCTCGGTATCCGTTCAAGGTGGGCCACGCAGGGGTTGGTTTAGCCGACGGATTTCTGTGGTGGATCACTTTTGTCTGCTTATGTAGCAGACAGGTTTACCCATCAGCTGTTGGTGTTTTACTTTTACCTAATTCTTTTTTTAGGGGAAACTTTGGAATGACCAGTCCTGCATTTGTAGTTTCACACATGCGGGAAAATAACAATTACACAATCCAAATAATGAATGTGATCTTTTTTTCTGACTACTATTAGTCAGTGgtaaacattattattagcaTGTATTTTGAAACCTTCTGGCTGTAAACAATAAGTATATTTTGACTATACATGTGCATcccagaaaattagaatattgggaaaaagtaattttccccacaatttaagtcaaaaaaaacttttatagATTCTAGATTAATtacaaataaagtgaaatattttttgttttaatcttgatgattacgacttacagctcatggaaatcaaaaatccatatcaaAATATTAgcataaaaaattaataatacagaaatgtgaacctgagaagagcctttaacctctcagtctggttcactAAACGCAACCACTATCATGGGaaagacttctgacttgacacCTGTCCAAAAATGAACATCTTCAcattattcaaattttctgagatgcagcTGTAAGTAAAAGCATTCCCTGTAAAGTGGCTTATATTAGAGTCATGTGCCATGTCTCTATCCTCACTTATACGGTTTCCTTGCCCCTCTTGCAGGTGATTTACAATAATGGAAGTGCAGAGTTTCAGATCTCCACCAACCATACGTTCACTGTAAGCCCAGAGTTCATCAGCTCCAGGCTGCTGCTGAAGATGAGGAAGATGGCTGAGCGACAGCTGGGTGTGCCCATCCAGAAAGCTGTCATCTCAGTGCCGGCAGAGTTTGACGAGAGACAGAGGAACTACACTGTCAGGGCTGCCAACCTTGCTGGTAAGCTGTCTCGTTGTTGTAAGCTGATGTTGGATCTCCAAGTGGGTCAGTTGACGAAGCTGTACGTCAGGCAGCTGAGTTTTAAAAACTCCCTGTGAtgtttgttgcatgtcatctcCCATCATCCTCTTTTGACACATAATTACATTTGTGCAGAGCTAATATAATAATTTCACATttcttattttcaaaataattaatgGATAATGTAggatttaaaaacataaatggtGCTTATTATTCAATTAGCCATAACTGCTGTCAGAAATATAATTTACTTTTCTGTAACCGTAAAGTTATCAGCTAATATAGTATTGTTCTTTTTATGGATTTGCCTCTACTTACTCTACTTCTTcctctattttattttactctatCATCCAGCCAACACTAATGTTTTCAGACACAGCCTGCTACTGGCATACTTGGATATATTCCAGGTTAGAGCCAAAACAGTGTTTCATCAAGGATCAAGGATATCTCTATTGTCCCCAAGGGGCAATTTATTGTACAGTCATAAGTCAACACACAAGGTCACCAGAAACATTAGACAAGCGCTGTATTAGAAATATATCTgtgtttcccacatatagactttacttgggcgggccgcccaggtatattaacgccTGCCAAAGCATATTTGGCGACACATTTTAGCATTTGGCAGCGAAACGCTGCGCgagatgttatctggtattatGTTACAATATGTGGTGGATATTTTTACAAGCACggagcaggtaaagcaacagtgaacacacatgtGCAGACGTCATTTGGTACCATGTTGGTGTTTGGTCATTTTCATAGGTTATGCCTTcgacaagcctcctccacacgtGGCACACTAGTGCGGTGAAAAGATccaaaagacgagttctgtgtcttttcagtgactttaaaaaaaacacattgcagctgcagaaagaaagaaagacatgcagggagaaagaggcagaaCAGAACACTGGGTCTGGCAAATAGTCTACATTCTTTCCCTTGTGTTGCAGGCCTGGAGATCCTGCGTGTGATCAATGAGCCCACGGCTGCAGCCATGGCCTATGGCCTGCACAAGGTGGATGTGTTCAACGTGTTGGTGGTCGACCTCGGGGGAGGCACCCTGGATGTTTCTCTGCTCAACAAACAGGGAGGCATGTTCCTCACCAGGGCCATGGCAGGTAATGTCTTTCACTGCATCAGTAATATAATCTACAGTTGTAGGTGATATGAGCCCACTGAAAAGGGAGCTTTACCTTTTGTCCCTTAGACTTAAAATatcattttattctgtgctcTCAGTTGAAAGTAATATGGGGTCAGAACTTTCACCTGGATTCACCCCTTCAGAGCGGGTGTCGAATATCTGCTCAGACAATAATCTGGTTtcattttagcatctttaatCTGACGCTTCTCAAAGCAGCATTTGTGTAAATTAGAAGATGACAGTGACTTAATCTTAAATGGACAGTGTTTTTTTGGCAGGGAATAACCAGCTGGGAGGTCAAGACTTCAGCCAGAGGTTGCTCCAGTACACCACAGAGCGAGTCCGACAGGAGTTTGGCATCCCACCAACTCTTAAAGAGGACATCCACCGTCTTCGACAGGCCGTGGAAGCCGCCAAGCTCAATCTCACCCTCCAACCCAGTGTCACCCTCAGGGTACCCCTGCACCTTCACACCCACGACAGCTCTGAGTCACCCGAAGGCTCTGCTCCGGTTCTCTTCCAGGTTGTGATCACTCGCGAGCTGTTTGAGGAGCTCAACGACGACCTTTTCCAGAAGATCCTGGCTCCCGTTGAGACCGTGTTGGCTGAGGGCCACCTGGAGAAAGAGGACGTGGATGAGATCGTTCTGGTCGGGGGGTCCACCAGGATACCACGCATCAGGAGGCTGATCAGCGAGTACTTTGGGAAGGAGCCCAACACATCTGTAGACCCTGACCTGGCTGTGGTTACAGGCGTGGCCATTCAGGCTGGCATCATGGGTGGCTCCTGGCCTTTACAAGTGAGCGCTATAGAAATCCCAAACAGACACCTTCGCAAGACGAACTTCAGCTAAAGGGCCACAGAGACTTGTCTGATTTATGTGCATAATATAAAATCTGCAGAAGTGAGAAAAAGACCAACAAATACACTGTCACCTGAATGAAGACGGGCGAGACGCTCACTCAGGTTCTCCAACTCATTTCATGCTTTCTTGTTTGTGACAGGCAGCGGTAGCAGAAAAATAAGTAACTGATAACATCTGCAGAAATGAACTGTCCTGTGTCCGTTCTTTAAAGTCACAGCTGCTTTTGTTGTGCACGAAGCGTCAGCAGAAATAACAGCGTGAGTTACAGATGAGATGTGAACGAGGAGCCTCTCAAAAGGTGAAATCCTCTCATGTATCTACTGATCCATTCACTGATGATGCTTATTCGTGGTAGATACTTTAACGGTGTTCAATTCAGGGAACAACTTTTTTAGGACTTAAAGAATAACCAGTACATCTTcggctatttatttatttattcccaccaactgtgtgtgtgtgtgtgtttgttttttttgtaggcctttttaatgtaattttgtttttacatcttTTCATTGAAGGTTGACACACAGTGTGCTTGTGCCTGTTCAGAGAGCTGCTATATTGTTTGAAGTGTTGAGGATGAACCTCTGGAGTTGTGGGGGACAGAGGGACACCTCAGTGTAAAGACACAGTTATGCacaattcataaaaaaaaattgcagtgCAATATGGACTACTCACCTCATAAATAAGGAGCCCTGGTGAGGTGCGGAGCCCCCAGCTAATAGATGAAAGTGCATGCAGGAGAAAGCCTTAATGTTTACACAGTGCTGTAAACGCACCACCCTTCCCTCTGAATAAAAGCCTGCATTATTTGCTTcggagagtgaaagagagaggagtCATGCTAAATGCTGCACTTTGAGGACGTCCAGTCGTCGGCTAACTTtacttttttgtgcatttgcGCATGCTTTATTTAAAAGGCAATAACTTACGCTGACTTCCACACTTCAGATATTTGTGCTGTTTATCAGAGTTAAGAGTAAAAATCCTGCTTTTGCTGCTGTAGGTAGAGGAGGTTGACTCTGGTAGTCCCACAGGAGGACCAAAGCATTGCTTACTGGTGCCTTGTGTATTTGATCTTGTTACGGTCACATATCAGATGTTTGATGGACCTGAGACATGGTTTGTGGTCATCAGGGTGcctcattatttgtttaatgtagtatgaagaaaatgtgtttcaatGGTTTATTATTCTGGTGGACAGTA
Proteins encoded:
- the hspa13 gene encoding heat shock 70 kDa protein 13, producing MSGEMSMIGSVILALFLAGYLGQQYLPPPKPKVIGLDLGTTFCSVGVFHPGSGDVEVIADEDGRKSIPSAVSFTTAAVLAGHEAVDLADSNPQNTIYDAKRFIGKIFDPEVLEQESARYPFKVIYNNGSAEFQISTNHTFTVSPEFISSRLLLKMRKMAERQLGVPIQKAVISVPAEFDERQRNYTVRAANLAGLEILRVINEPTAAAMAYGLHKVDVFNVLVVDLGGGTLDVSLLNKQGGMFLTRAMAGNNQLGGQDFSQRLLQYTTERVRQEFGIPPTLKEDIHRLRQAVEAAKLNLTLQPSVTLRVPLHLHTHDSSESPEGSAPVLFQVVITRELFEELNDDLFQKILAPVETVLAEGHLEKEDVDEIVLVGGSTRIPRIRRLISEYFGKEPNTSVDPDLAVVTGVAIQAGIMGGSWPLQVSAIEIPNRHLRKTNFS